In one window of Lampris incognitus isolate fLamInc1 chromosome 3, fLamInc1.hap2, whole genome shotgun sequence DNA:
- the LOC130110508 gene encoding tetraspanin-8-like, whose amino-acid sequence MGVNKCIKYLLFFFNFLFWVSGCIILAVSIYLKVTKDGNKITDEAIPGIDLMISIGVIIMVLGFLGCCGAIRENRCLLLLFFICLLLIFILLLAAGIVGAVSENKAKEWVKEHLLTMLPLKDQPADVQTDLQKLEEEFKCCGLVKGPEDWDGSVPSSCYCNDTSQPCEKVGSHSVYTTPCSTFIITFMENNMIIVLGIAFAIAILLIFGMVFAMTLYCQIGRKEGPTTA is encoded by the exons gTGAGTGGCTGTATAATCCTAGCTGTGTCCATCTACCTAAAAGTCACCAAGGATGGAAACAAG ATCACCGACGAGGCCATCCCTGGTATCGACCTGATGATCTCCATCGGAGTCATCATCATGGTCCTGGGCTTCCTGGGCTGCTGTGGAGCCATCAGAGAGAACCGCTGTCTGCTGCTACtg TTCTTCATCTGTCTCCTACTCATCTTCATTCTCCTGCTGGCAGCAGGAATTGTGGGAGCTGTCTCCGAGAACAAG GCCAAAGAATGGGTAAAAGAGCATCTGCTTACAATGTTGCCCCTGAAGGACCAACCTGCTGACGTCCAGACAGACCTGCAGAAACTAGAGGAGGAg TTTAAATGCTGTGGGCTGGTCAAAGGGCCAGAGGACTGGGATGGTTCTGTTCCCTCCTCCTGTTACTGTAATGACACCAGCCAGCCCTGCGAGAAAGTGGGCTCCCACAGCGTCTACACCACG cCGTGctcaacattcatcatcactttCATGGAGAACAACATGATCATTGTCCTGGGGATCGCATTCGCCATCGCCATCCTCCTG ATCTTTGGCATGGTTTTTGCCATGACGCTCTACTGTCAGATTGGCAGGAAGGAAGGCCCAACCACAGCTTGA